TAAACATAATttcaataatttataaaaatatacgcATATCGAGCATCGTTCTAAACCCTACATATATTTTGTCCTGTTTATATAGGTATTCCCTTTCAAGATATATCAAATTTATCATCATAAATAGTTAGAATAATATCTGGTTGAAAAagctaataaaaaaatatattgcaaCAAAAGAAacttaaatataatttatatatatatatatatatatatatatatatatatatatatatatatatatatatatatatatatatatatatatatagggagaggatccagtgaaaacttttttagtgtgagaactctagaaaCTCCAAAACACTCCAAAAacactaaaattcgagcaaaaaaggtgcaCGGACGAGCAAAAaaatgaaattcgagcaaaaataaaaaaacacggacgaacaaaaaattcatagtcaagcaaaaaaaaatatattttttttccaaaatgtagaacacatttttgttcgaatatcggcatttttgttcgactacccgtgtgttctacatttttttgttcgactatcaaaaatgtagaacacaaaattgttcgcccgcctttttttgttcgaatatcacttttttttcgcccttgtcccattttttgctcgaattgcttcctttttgttcgcccgtgtccaatttttgctcgaatttcctttttttttgctcgaattttcctttttgctcgaatttcagtgtatttttgagttctcatagttctcacacaaaaaagttctcattttatccctctactctctctctctctctctctctatatatatatatatatatatatatatatatatatatatatatatatatatatatatatatataatagggtAAATATTACACCGTATTTAACATGAAAGGTTAAATGTTGGAATAAGTTACTAAGTATGCTAAAAATGGAGTACTAAGATTAATGAATGCTAAATTGTCGTTTCACACACACAAACTACACAATCAAGAGAATGTTttagtatataaaaaataaaaataaaaaaaaattaataaataaattaattaattaattaaaaattaataataattaataatttagttTTTTTGTCAATACTATGATGATCGTGATGTTTTCGATATTCCTAATCATTCAATACTATTACACCAATACTGTTACACGTATATTTTTTCCGCTCATCAATAGTGGTGCAACGTACGGACTCAAACCACTAATCATTTTATGTATACCTTTTCTGCTAATTAACGGCCATGCGACTCATGAAATCAAAGCCCGATATTTACATTTACGGGCTAATAAAACTAGAATATTAATAATGTACACTTTTTCCGTTCATTAACAGTCATGTAAATCACGGCCTCAAAACACGATATTTATAAAAACACAAAGTTACAACTTCCGtccaacggacgggctcataaaactagtaataCAACTATAGAGACAAACATCATCATCCTTTTCAAAAAAATTCTACAAAATCTTGCATCCAAAACTCACCAACAATGTCGCAAAGTGTGACATCATCCCGATAAAGAGATAAAGTTACATAAGTTTCATAGTCCGTCCTATACGACATTATGTGACTGTTGTTTACGATTTATAAGTTCAAATCTATATGGCACTTGTGGGTTGAATTCGTTAAGCCGATCAGCTGCCCATTTTCCAAGCCTCTTACGTTTGTATTCACAACAAGTGTCAAAAACTCTAACCAACATCGCTTCAGTTGGGTCAAACGGTATTTTCTTAACAAAACTCTCAAGTTCACCCATGAACCCAAACCGACAATAAAGTTCAATCATGGACTCATAATGCTCTAACCGTGGTATAACGCAGTAGTCACTAATCATCGAATCGAAATACTCCTTACCCAATTCAACACGCCCTTCGTATATACAAGCAAGCAAAACACCTTGAAATGTTGTATTATCCGGTTTTAACCCGTCACTTTTCATCATTTCAAAAAGATCAATTGCCACGTCACCTCTTAAATTATGACAACATCCGAATATCATAGAATTGTAAAGAATCAAATCGCGAGAAACGGTTGTTTTGAAAACGGTTAAGGCGTAATTGAGACAACGGGATTTCGAATAAGCATCGATCAACGCCCCGTTCATAACAATGTCCATATCATAACCATATCTAACCAAAAATCCATGAATCTGTTTACTTAGATTTAATGCAAATATATTTGCACACGCAGCTAAAATAGTTGCGAGCGTGTGGTTACTCGGTGGGGTCTCGCCTAACATCTTCCAAATAACTTTCATAACTTCTTCGCTCCTTTTATTACGAGCGTGACTAGTCAAAATCGAATTCCAAGAAACGGCATCTCGTAAATGGCTCATTTGATAAAACCAAGCTCTGCAACTTTTTAAGTCTCCACATTTTCCGTACATGTTAAGAAGACCATTACCAACAAATAAATTATCATTAAAATAACGCCTGTAAACACAAGCATGAACCTGTTTCCCCAATTCAACATCTAAAAGACCAGTGCACGTAGTAAAAAATAACCCAATCGTAACATGGTCAACGTCTAGGTTCGTTTTGGATATCATATACATAACTTCTAATGCATCTTCCCATTTGTAATAGCGCGTGTAGCCCGCCAGCATGGCGTTATACGAAACTATATTCCTCTCCGGCATTTCATCGAACAGTCTTCGTGCATCTTCGATTTTACCGTTTGTTGCGTATGCTGACACAGCTGAAGTCCAGTTAATCAAATCTTTAGCATTTGGTTGGTTAAAAACATTGTGCGCACTTTTTAAATCTCCATTTTTTGCATACATATCAATGAGAGGTCCAGATACTACTAAAGTGTCTACAAGATTTATTTTTACTGCAAAGGAATGAATCTGCATCCCCTCACTAAAAGCCGAAATTCTTGAACAAGCACAAATCGCATTTGATACTGTAAAACTCAACGGCATAACATCATTCGTTTTGATCATTTCGAAAAACATAACTATTGCTTCCCTCTCTTCGCCCATATCATAATACCTTCTAATAATCACATTCCAAGAAACCTCATTCGGGTGACGAAtctcgtcaaacattctcctagcaTCACTCAAAAACCCGCATTTTCCGTAAACATCAACAATCGAACTCTCAATAATCACATTCCCACAAAACCCATACTTAACAACAAGTCCATGTATCCCCTTAGCAAAATTAACTTCCAAAAGCGACCCGCAACAACCCAAAACACTAGCAAAACTAATCTCATTACATGAAACACCATCGATATTCATATCCAAAAACACGCCCAACGCCTCTTTAGCAAATCCATTAAGTGCATAGGCTGATATTAATGCATTCCAGGAACCACCATCTCTCTTAGGCATTTCATCGAACAGTTCACGTGCATCATCCAAGCAGCCGCATTTTCCATATGCTTCAATGGCTCTGTTGAGGAGGAAAACTGGTGGGGTTTGATTGAAAGTGAGTAAATGAGATTCAACTTTTCGGGTTTCAACAATGGAACGTGTTGAAGCACATAAATTGAAGAGGGAAGCGTATAAAGAGATGTCAACTGGGACTGGAGATGCAAATAAAGTGGAGACTGCTTTTGAAAGACTCTGTTTGTTGTTGAGTTTGAGATGTGTCAAGATTTTGGTTGTCACATTAGCTCCCATAAAGCTTAATCTTAAGGTTAGGTTTCTACTGAAATGGTGTCATAGTTGAGTTTGTGGTAATAATAATTGATACTGAGTATAATAGAATTTGAGACTGTTTCATTTATTCAAATCTGCCAatcaattattaatgttattgtttttTTTTCGGAAAAAAatagtaatttgtatttttatcggcTAGTTTAAATAAAAGACAAAATTGCATCGCTGGTCTATCATGTTTGTATCAAATAATACGGATAACATTTATCTATTTTTTTGACCTCGTTAACCTTCATCTTTCGAATTATGACATGACCTCGTCTTTTAACTTTTTTACTTTTTAGGCGTTAAGTTACCTCAAGTGCTAGGCAGGTGAGGGCAACATCGTCCGTTGATTGCTTTCTTTTTCTTTAAGaagaataaaataataataatatgaatttaaagGGTGCTACAACTTTCAATTGTACCGAGGTCAAGCATAAATCAATTTGATCAACAGATCAAAACTTCTATCTTCTTGTCTTTTGTTTTTTATCATTCTaaaattataaactttaaatctttttaaCATACATCAAGCAAACAAAAACATATAATCAAGATCATTCTAGCTCTACAAAAATGAAGGTTTATaatcaaattaaataaaaaaataaataattaacataCAACATATCCAAACATCGCCGACAAACCTTAAACACATCTTTGCATGCAAAACTTTAAACAAATCTTTAAATCAATAGATGTctgtaaataataataaaaacaagcaTCGTCGACGACTGCAACCACCATCTACACGATCTATCTCGTCTACGCAATGAACACCATGGGAGGCCCGGAGGGGGAGCAAAGTGATCGACCACTCAAGGCCCATGATTTTCAGGGGCCCAATTTTCTACATATGCAGACATAATCAGAGATTTGAGAAGCAGTGGAACTAGAAAAATACAACTGAAGCAACGAAAACAAAGTACAATAGGCCCACAAATAACAATCAAAGACTCCAGAAAAATAGAACTCAAAGTCCACTAGCATTCTAGCAAGGTCGAaaggtgaagcgacccgtcctaatccataaggacgaatacaataacatatggttacattgcgaggtatttgacctatatatgatacat
This genomic window from Rutidosis leptorrhynchoides isolate AG116_Rl617_1_P2 chromosome 2, CSIRO_AGI_Rlap_v1, whole genome shotgun sequence contains:
- the LOC139891984 gene encoding pentatricopeptide repeat-containing protein At3g26540, with translation MGANVTTKILTHLKLNNKQSLSKAVSTLFASPVPVDISLYASLFNLCASTRSIVETRKVESHLLTFNQTPPVFLLNRAIEAYGKCGCLDDARELFDEMPKRDGGSWNALISAYALNGFAKEALGVFLDMNIDGVSCNEISFASVLGCCGSLLEVNFAKGIHGLVVKYGFCGNVIIESSIVDVYGKCGFLSDARRMFDEIRHPNEVSWNVIIRRYYDMGEEREAIVMFFEMIKTNDVMPLSFTVSNAICACSRISAFSEGMQIHSFAVKINLVDTLVVSGPLIDMYAKNGDLKSAHNVFNQPNAKDLINWTSAVSAYATNGKIEDARRLFDEMPERNIVSYNAMLAGYTRYYKWEDALEVMYMISKTNLDVDHVTIGLFFTTCTGLLDVELGKQVHACVYRRYFNDNLFVGNGLLNMYGKCGDLKSCRAWFYQMSHLRDAVSWNSILTSHARNKRSEEVMKVIWKMLGETPPSNHTLATILAACANIFALNLSKQIHGFLVRYGYDMDIVMNGALIDAYSKSRCLNYALTVFKTTVSRDLILYNSMIFGCCHNLRGDVAIDLFEMMKSDGLKPDNTTFQGVLLACIYEGRVELGKEYFDSMISDYCVIPRLEHYESMIELYCRFGFMGELESFVKKIPFDPTEAMLVRVFDTCCEYKRKRLGKWAADRLNEFNPQVPYRFELINRKQQSHNVV